A genomic window from Deltaproteobacteria bacterium includes:
- a CDS encoding cofactor-independent phosphoglycerate mutase — protein sequence MKYIILLGDGMADYPLEELNGKTPLEYARTPNMDKIAKEGTLGLIDTIPAGFSPGSDVAIMTVLGYNPQEYYTGRGPLEAANMGVQLGEDDVAFRCNLVTLDRSEQHIMEDFTAGHITSQEAKTIITDINKEMGTDSFQFYPGVSYRHLFVWKDGKSLLQTTPPHDITGKAIREYLPRGDGAEQINHLMERSQDILKDHPVNRLRSAEGKKPASSLWLWGQGRVPKFIKLTDKYGLQGGMISAVDLLNGIGIYAGLKVIRVDGATGYSDTNYLGKAKKALDALKEIDFIFVHVEAPDEMGHEGNIEGKVKAIEDFDEKIVGTILNEIYGLAPFRLMVLSDHPTPIRLKTHASDPSPFALLSSDERENLKNGSAFSESSASNNDVMISPGHILMDKFIKDWRGFIEEKSR from the coding sequence ATGAAGTACATTATCCTTCTTGGCGATGGTATGGCGGATTATCCTTTGGAAGAACTAAACGGTAAAACACCGTTGGAATACGCCCGCACCCCCAATATGGATAAGATTGCGAAAGAAGGAACATTGGGACTGATCGATACTATACCCGCTGGGTTTTCACCGGGGAGTGATGTAGCCATTATGACTGTGCTCGGATATAATCCGCAAGAATACTACACCGGTCGTGGTCCTCTGGAAGCAGCGAACATGGGGGTTCAACTTGGAGAAGATGATGTAGCCTTTCGCTGCAATCTTGTGACTTTGGACAGAAGTGAACAACACATAATGGAAGACTTTACCGCGGGGCATATAACATCACAAGAAGCAAAGACAATAATAACTGATATAAATAAAGAGATGGGAACGGATAGCTTTCAATTCTATCCCGGGGTAAGCTACAGACACCTTTTTGTCTGGAAGGATGGAAAATCCCTTCTTCAGACAACACCTCCGCATGACATCACCGGAAAAGCGATCAGAGAGTATCTGCCTCGGGGTGATGGTGCGGAACAGATAAACCATCTCATGGAACGTTCTCAGGATATTTTGAAAGATCATCCTGTGAACCGATTACGTAGTGCGGAGGGCAAAAAACCGGCAAGCTCCCTATGGTTATGGGGGCAGGGAAGGGTCCCGAAGTTTATTAAATTGACCGATAAATATGGTTTACAGGGTGGAATGATATCGGCCGTTGACCTTTTAAATGGTATTGGTATTTACGCAGGCCTTAAAGTCATCCGTGTTGATGGGGCGACGGGGTATAGTGATACTAATTATCTTGGAAAGGCAAAAAAGGCCCTGGATGCCTTAAAGGAGATCGATTTTATATTTGTACACGTTGAAGCCCCGGATGAAATGGGTCATGAAGGAAACATTGAAGGCAAGGTTAAGGCTATTGAAGATTTTGATGAAAAGATAGTCGGCACTATCTTGAATGAAATTTATGGACTCGCTCCATTCAGGCTGATGGTTTTAAGCGATCATCCTACACCCATCAGGCTAAAGACACACGCATCCGACCCATCTCCATTTGCACTACTGTCTTCCGATGAAAGGGAAAATTTAAAAAACGGTTCAGCCTTTAGTGAGTCATCGGCAAGCAATAATGACGTGATGATATCACCTGGCCACATTCTTATGGATAAATTCATCAAGGATTGGAGGGGATTTATTGAAGAGAAATCACGTTAA
- a CDS encoding homoserine dehydrogenase, with translation MKTINLGLIGFGTIGTGVVRLLQESSELIQKRLGAKLVLKKVADLDITTPRQVTVEKELLTKDAKAILNDPEISIVIELIGGYEPARSFMLEAIRKKKHVITANKALLAAYGNEIFQAAEEEGVDIGFEASVGGTIPIIKTLKESLVANRIKSIFGIMNGTSNYILSKMTDEGKSFDVVLKEAQELGFAEADPTFDIEGIDTAHKLAITLSLAYGKRVNLDDVYREGISGISRQDIDFASELGYRIKLLAIAIQRGDTIEARIHPTMIPLDHLLANVNGNFNAFHFVGDASGTVFLYGQGAGMMPTASAVIADVIDVSRNIVKGISGRVPARSLRENVINDIELMSFEEIFTNYYFRFSALDRPGVLSRISGILGENNISIAAVIQKGRQAAGPVPIVMTTHKSQEKDVQKAITEIDQLDIIHGKTIVIRIEDENL, from the coding sequence ATGAAAACGATCAACCTGGGATTAATCGGCTTCGGTACTATCGGAACCGGGGTAGTCAGGCTGCTTCAAGAAAGCAGTGAACTCATCCAAAAGCGACTTGGTGCGAAACTTGTTCTTAAGAAAGTTGCTGATCTTGATATTACCACGCCGAGACAGGTCACCGTTGAGAAAGAGCTGTTAACCAAGGATGCGAAAGCAATACTGAATGATCCTGAAATATCCATTGTTATAGAACTTATTGGTGGGTATGAGCCGGCTCGCTCGTTTATGCTCGAAGCCATTCGTAAAAAAAAGCATGTAATTACTGCCAATAAAGCACTTTTGGCTGCATACGGAAATGAAATATTCCAGGCTGCTGAAGAAGAAGGAGTTGATATCGGCTTCGAGGCAAGTGTAGGAGGAACAATCCCCATCATCAAGACACTGAAGGAAAGTCTTGTAGCAAACCGGATAAAGTCAATTTTCGGTATTATGAACGGCACATCAAATTATATATTGAGTAAAATGACTGATGAGGGGAAATCTTTCGATGTTGTGCTGAAGGAAGCCCAGGAACTCGGTTTCGCGGAAGCTGATCCGACATTTGACATCGAAGGCATCGATACGGCGCATAAGCTTGCCATTACATTATCTTTGGCGTACGGCAAGAGGGTCAACCTTGACGATGTCTACAGAGAAGGTATCTCAGGGATTAGCCGGCAGGATATTGATTTTGCAAGTGAACTCGGTTATCGGATCAAACTGCTCGCCATCGCTATTCAAAGAGGAGACACCATAGAGGCAAGAATTCATCCTACTATGATTCCCCTTGACCACCTCCTGGCAAATGTCAACGGTAACTTCAACGCATTTCATTTTGTCGGTGACGCATCTGGCACTGTTTTCCTGTACGGTCAAGGCGCAGGGATGATGCCGACAGCAAGCGCTGTAATCGCTGACGTTATTGATGTTTCGCGGAATATAGTGAAAGGAATATCGGGGAGGGTGCCGGCACGTTCACTGAGAGAAAATGTAATTAACGATATCGAGCTGATGTCTTTCGAGGAGATCTTTACAAACTACTATTTCAGGTTTTCTGCCTTGGACCGGCCGGGAGTACTTTCAAGAATATCCGGAATTCTCGGTGAAAACAATATAAGCATTGCCGCAGTTATTCAAAAGGGAAGGCAAGCGGCAGGTCCCGTTCCTATCGTCATGACAACTCATAAGTCACAAGAAAAAGATGTGCAGAAAGCAATTACAGAGATTGATCAACTTGATATAATTCATGGGAAAACAATAGTAATACGAATTGAGGACGAAAACCTGTAA
- the recG gene encoding ATP-dependent DNA helicase RecG gives MESLKAILEKIEAPLMFLSKDSYKHLPLIKDFEGTMTTFLKQLKNELSMYAMQEDSVMTWGDTISGFEEAILGFDKKQLEDKKERIEKAILHLNKMKEFVKDDIQNDDSVQRLNTGELSLEKLSLPVQFIKGVGPKISVLLEKKGLRTVEDLLYFVPRRYEDRRTIKDIQSVRFGARETVIGNVVRIDTRFYKKRKVYEVTIDDGSGVLTAKWFKGNHTYLKRIFKKGMRVIMTGEVSSYLLGKDMIHPDFEILDDDEIKDNLLHFKRIVPVYSETEGLHQKYIRRIMAYVIENYSQYILSPIPEEICRKRNFEDIDNALRSIHFPAISEDIEAYNEMRSWAHQRLIYDEFFFLQLGIALKRKGNILDKGIAFKTGGDLLNKFYKILPFGLTDAQKRVIREIEADMEKTFSMNRLLQGDVGCGKTVVSMAAMVIACKNGYQAAIMAPTEILAEQHYKRINHWADQLGLKVVLLTSGTKNTERRKIYENTEEGEVHIIVGTHALIQEDVTFRNLGFVVVDEQHRFGVIQRASLRNKGVNPDVLVMTATPIPRTLAMTVYGDLDISVIDEYPPGRKEIRTKVFFEEQRTRVYEIIRMELKKGNQAFIVYPLVEESENLDLKDATRMAEHLQENVFPDNRVGLIHGRMKGKEKDQVMTGFLNKEIDILVSTTVIEVGIDIPQASLMVIEHAERFGLSQLHQLRGRVGRSDIPSYCVLMSQRKGSEDSRRRLSVMEETNDGFKIAEEDLAIRGPGEFMGTRQSGIPDFLIANILRDVRILNDAKNDAFTFIEKDQLLEKKEHSLLKDVLLHRWGGRLELAKTG, from the coding sequence ATGGAATCATTGAAAGCAATCCTTGAAAAAATAGAGGCGCCGCTTATGTTCTTATCAAAAGACTCATATAAGCATCTGCCGCTCATCAAGGACTTTGAAGGAACAATGACGACATTCTTAAAGCAACTGAAAAACGAATTGTCAATGTATGCAATGCAAGAAGACTCTGTTATGACATGGGGAGATACCATTTCCGGATTTGAAGAAGCAATTCTGGGCTTTGATAAAAAACAATTAGAAGACAAAAAGGAGCGCATAGAAAAAGCAATTCTTCACTTAAATAAAATGAAAGAATTTGTCAAAGATGACATTCAAAATGACGATTCGGTCCAACGATTGAATACTGGTGAGCTCAGTTTAGAGAAATTATCCCTTCCCGTACAGTTTATAAAAGGGGTGGGACCAAAAATTTCTGTTTTACTTGAAAAGAAAGGCTTAAGAACTGTTGAGGATTTACTTTATTTTGTACCGAGAAGATACGAGGACAGGCGCACTATAAAAGATATTCAATCAGTCAGGTTTGGTGCACGGGAAACAGTTATCGGTAACGTTGTCAGGATAGATACCAGGTTTTACAAGAAGAGAAAAGTTTACGAGGTTACCATAGACGATGGGAGTGGGGTGCTTACAGCCAAATGGTTCAAAGGGAATCACACGTACCTGAAAAGAATTTTCAAAAAAGGTATGCGCGTTATAATGACCGGTGAAGTAAGCAGTTACCTTCTCGGTAAAGATATGATCCACCCGGACTTCGAAATTCTGGACGACGATGAAATCAAGGATAATCTCCTCCATTTTAAAAGGATTGTTCCTGTTTATTCCGAGACGGAAGGCCTTCACCAGAAGTATATCAGAAGAATCATGGCCTATGTGATCGAAAATTATTCACAATATATTTTGAGCCCCATACCCGAAGAAATATGTAGAAAACGAAATTTTGAGGATATTGACAATGCTTTAAGAAGCATTCACTTTCCTGCAATTAGCGAAGATATTGAAGCCTACAACGAAATGCGATCATGGGCACACCAAAGACTTATTTATGATGAATTTTTTTTTCTTCAGTTGGGCATAGCTCTGAAGAGAAAGGGGAATATCCTGGACAAAGGTATCGCATTTAAGACGGGAGGAGATCTTCTTAATAAATTTTATAAGATTCTTCCTTTTGGCTTAACCGATGCTCAAAAAAGAGTAATTAGAGAAATCGAAGCTGATATGGAGAAGACCTTTAGCATGAACAGACTTCTGCAGGGAGATGTAGGGTGCGGTAAAACAGTAGTTTCCATGGCAGCAATGGTTATTGCCTGTAAAAATGGGTACCAGGCGGCAATAATGGCGCCAACGGAGATTCTGGCAGAGCAGCACTATAAACGTATTAACCACTGGGCCGATCAGCTTGGATTAAAGGTTGTTTTGCTTACCAGCGGTACAAAAAATACGGAAAGACGGAAAATTTATGAAAATACAGAAGAAGGAGAGGTTCATATCATAGTCGGCACCCATGCGTTGATCCAGGAAGATGTCACTTTTCGGAATCTCGGATTTGTCGTTGTCGATGAACAGCATCGCTTTGGTGTTATCCAGAGAGCATCTCTGAGAAATAAGGGTGTAAACCCTGACGTTTTAGTTATGACAGCAACCCCCATTCCGAGGACGCTTGCCATGACGGTATATGGAGATTTAGATATTTCAGTGATTGATGAATATCCTCCCGGACGGAAAGAAATTAGGACAAAGGTGTTTTTTGAAGAGCAACGAACCAGGGTTTACGAAATAATCCGTATGGAGTTAAAGAAAGGAAACCAAGCCTTCATCGTTTATCCTTTGGTTGAGGAATCTGAAAATCTTGATCTGAAAGATGCGACGAGAATGGCGGAACACCTGCAAGAGAATGTATTTCCGGACAACAGGGTAGGGCTGATTCACGGCAGAATGAAAGGAAAAGAAAAAGATCAGGTAATGACAGGTTTTTTAAATAAAGAGATCGACATCCTCGTTTCCACAACCGTCATTGAAGTGGGGATTGATATTCCCCAGGCATCACTGATGGTGATAGAACATGCGGAGAGATTCGGACTGTCACAATTACATCAATTAAGAGGACGTGTTGGAAGGAGTGATATTCCTTCATACTGTGTTTTAATGTCGCAACGCAAAGGTTCTGAGGATTCAAGAAGAAGACTCTCTGTTATGGAAGAGACAAATGATGGTTTTAAAATCGCTGAGGAAGATTTAGCCATTAGGGGCCCCGGTGAATTTATGGGTACCAGGCAGTCAGGCATTCCCGATTTCCTGATCGCTAATATCCTCAGAGATGTGCGCATTTTAAATGATGCAAAAAATGATGCCTTCACATTCATTGAAAAAGATCAACTCCTCGAAAAAAAGGAACATTCATTATTAAAGGATGTTCTCTTGCACAGATGGGGAGGCAGGCTTGAGCTGGCAAAGACAGGTTAA
- the purM gene encoding phosphoribosylformylglycinamidine cyclo-ligase gives MLDKLTYKDAGVDIDQGNLFVQKIKPLIKSTFRKEVMSPIGGFGGLFHLDMGKLSDPVLVSSTDGVGTKLKIAQMMDKHDTVGIDLVAMSVNDVVVQGAEPLFFLDYIATGILNVERNVKIIEGIVKGCQEAGCALIGGETAEMPDFYKDEEYDLAGFCVGLVEADKIVDGTEIHVGDRIIGIASNGMHSNGFSLARKVLFEKGKMNAHDKIDDLGHSIGMELLRPTKIYVKSILNLVKNFNIKGIIHITGGGFIDNVPRILPGQCRAVILKNSWDIPHVFTIIKNMGNIDDSEMYRVFNMGIGMMVIAPEKTAAEVVERLDKFGEKAYAIGFIEKRDKEQSSVSFI, from the coding sequence ATGCTCGATAAATTAACGTATAAGGATGCCGGTGTTGATATCGACCAGGGTAATCTTTTTGTTCAGAAAATTAAGCCACTTATAAAATCAACTTTTCGCAAAGAAGTCATGAGCCCTATCGGGGGTTTTGGCGGTCTGTTTCATCTTGATATGGGAAAGCTCAGCGATCCCGTATTGGTTTCATCAACAGACGGTGTTGGTACGAAATTGAAGATTGCCCAAATGATGGATAAACATGACACTGTCGGTATCGACCTTGTTGCAATGTCTGTCAATGATGTCGTGGTCCAGGGAGCAGAACCTCTCTTTTTCCTTGACTACATAGCAACAGGGATACTCAACGTAGAAAGAAATGTAAAGATCATTGAAGGGATAGTAAAGGGATGCCAGGAGGCAGGTTGCGCTCTTATCGGTGGAGAAACTGCCGAAATGCCTGATTTTTATAAAGATGAGGAATATGATCTGGCGGGGTTCTGTGTCGGTTTAGTAGAAGCTGATAAAATAGTCGATGGTACCGAAATACACGTCGGTGACAGGATTATCGGTATTGCTTCAAACGGCATGCACAGCAATGGTTTTTCCCTTGCCAGAAAGGTTTTGTTTGAAAAAGGAAAAATGAATGCCCATGACAAAATAGATGATCTCGGGCATTCCATAGGGATGGAGCTTCTGCGACCGACAAAAATTTACGTGAAATCCATCTTGAATCTGGTCAAGAATTTTAACATCAAAGGTATTATTCATATTACCGGTGGTGGATTCATCGATAACGTACCACGCATTTTACCTGGTCAGTGTCGGGCGGTTATTTTAAAGAATAGCTGGGATATACCACATGTTTTTACCATTATAAAAAATATGGGAAATATCGACGACTCAGAAATGTACAGGGTCTTTAATATGGGTATAGGCATGATGGTTATCGCACCGGAAAAAACGGCGGCAGAAGTAGTCGAACGCCTCGATAAATTTGGAGAAAAGGCATACGCAATCGGTTTTATAGAAAAAAGAGACAAAGAACAATCTTCAGTTTCATTTATTTAA
- the purN gene encoding phosphoribosylglycinamide formyltransferase yields MKKKVNLGVLVSGSGSNLQSIIDSIARGFLDADINVVISNNPDAYALVRAKKHNITSVIIKHTDFETRENCDQKIIDVLKAYSVELVVMAGFMRILSPLFLNAFPMKILNIHPAILPAFPGINAQKRAAEYGVKFSGCSVHFADEGIDSGPVIIQAVVPAYDDDTEDTLAARILKEEHRIYPQAIQFYAEGRIEIIGRKVRIKGSKRIPETPLYNPPLTVF; encoded by the coding sequence ATGAAGAAAAAAGTAAATTTGGGTGTTCTTGTCTCCGGGAGCGGCTCAAATCTCCAGTCTATCATAGACAGCATAGCAAGAGGTTTCCTGGATGCTGATATTAATGTTGTGATAAGCAACAACCCCGATGCATATGCTCTTGTAAGAGCAAAAAAACATAATATTACATCAGTTATTATCAAACATACTGATTTCGAAACCAGGGAAAATTGTGATCAGAAAATAATCGATGTCCTTAAAGCATACTCTGTTGAACTGGTTGTAATGGCAGGGTTTATGAGAATTTTAAGCCCTCTTTTTCTGAATGCGTTTCCCATGAAAATTTTGAATATACATCCCGCAATTCTTCCTGCTTTTCCCGGTATCAACGCTCAGAAAAGGGCTGCTGAATACGGTGTAAAGTTTTCCGGCTGTTCTGTTCATTTTGCCGACGAGGGTATAGACTCCGGCCCTGTTATTATTCAAGCCGTCGTTCCGGCTTATGACGATGACACCGAGGATACCCTTGCCGCAAGAATACTCAAAGAAGAACACAGAATTTATCCTCAGGCCATTCAATTTTACGCCGAAGGCAGAATTGAAATAATAGGAAGAAAAGTCAGAATAAAAGGCAGTAAGAGGATACCCGAAACACCACTTTATAATCCTCCCCTGACAGTTTTTTAA